In Thunnus thynnus chromosome 13, fThuThy2.1, whole genome shotgun sequence, the following proteins share a genomic window:
- the acaca gene encoding acetyl-CoA carboxylase 1 isoform X6, protein MAQQDGAAKKNPAVAALHSHFIVGSVSEENSEDEIQGKADLQLEEKEGRSLSPSSGSSDSTYEMGFDHIDGPMHNLRPSMSGLHLVKQGRDRRRIDLQRDFTVASPAEFVTRFGGNKVIEKVLIANNGIAAVKCMRSIRRWAYEMFRNERAIRFVVMVTPEDLKANAEYIKMADHYVPVPGGTNNNNYANVELILDIAKRIPVQAVWAGWGHASENPKLPELLQKNGIAFMGPPSQAMWALGDKIASSIVAQTAGIPTLPWSGTALTVEWTESNQKKRIINVPSDVYELGCIQDVEDGLKASEKVGYPVMVKASEGGGGKGIRKVNCADDFPNLFRQVQAEVPGSPIFVMQLAKHARHLEVQILADQYGNAISLFGRDCSVQRRHQKIIEEAPATIATSDVFEDMERCAVKLAKMVGYVSAGTVEYLYSQDGSFYFLELNPRLQVEHPCTEMVADVNLPAAQLQIAMGIPLHRIKDIRMLYGVQPWGDSPIDFEGLSTAPSPRGHVIAARITSENPDEGFKPSSGTVQELNFRSNKNVWGYFSVAAAGGLHEFADSQFGHCFSWGENREEAISNMVVALKELSIRGDFRTTVEYLIKLLETESFQHNSIDTGWLDRLISEKMQAERPDTMLGIVSGALHVADVNLRNSVSNFLHSLERGQVLPAHTLLNTVDVELIYEGTKYVLTVTRQSPNSYVVIMNNSSAEVDVHRLSDGGLLLSYDGSSYTTYMKEEVDRYRITIGNKTCVFEKENDPSLLRSPSAGKIIQYTVEDGGHVFSGQCYAEIEVMKMVMTLTAAESGCIHYVKRAGAALEPGCVIAKLQLDDPSRVQQAELHTGALPSIQAVALRGEKLHRVFHNTLDHLVHIMNGYCLPEPFFSAKLKEWVERLMKTMRDPSLPLLELQDIMTSVSGRIPPAVEKAIKKEMAQYASNITSVLCQFPSQQIANILDSHAATLNKKSEREVFFMNTQSIVQLVQKYRSGIRGHMKAVVMDLLRQYLKVEIQFQNGHYDKCVFALREENKGDMANVLNYIFSHAQVTKKNLLVTMLIDQLCGRDPTLTDELMAILTELTQLSKTTNAKVALRARQVLIASHLPSYELRHNQVESIFLSAIDMYGHQFCIENLQKLILSETSIFDVLPNFFYHSNQVVRMAALEVYVRRAYIAYELNSVQHRQLRDNTCIVEFQFMLPTSHPNRGNIPTLNRMSFSSNLNHYGMVHVASVSDVLLDTSFTPPCQRMGAMVAFRSFQEFTRNIADVLSCFSDSPPPSPTFPEGGNPVLYGEEDNKSVQEEPIHILNVAIKTDSDIDDDGLAAMFREFTQSKKSLLFEHGIRRLTFLVAQKDFRKQVNCEVDQRFHREFPKFFTFRARDKFEEDRIYRHLEPALAFQLELNRMRNFALTAIPCANHKMHLYLGAARVEVGTEVTDYRFFVRAIIRHSDLVTKEASFEYLHNEAERLLLEAMDELEVAFNNTTVRTDCNHIFLNFVPTVIMDPSKIEESVRSMVMRYGSRLWKLRVLQAELKINIRLTPTGKQIPIRLFLTNESGYYLDISLYKEVTDSRTGQIMFQAYGDKQGPLHGMLINTPYVTKDLLQSKRFQAQSLGTTYVYDFPEMFRQALKKLWHSSQAYANLPKCPLPSELLTFTELVLDAQGQLVQMNRLPGGNEIGMVAWRMTLRTPEYPAGREIIVISNDITHKIGSFGPQEDMLFLRASEMARESGIPRIYIAANSGARIGLAEEIRHMFHVAWQDPVDPYKGFKYLYLTPQDYKKVSALNSVHCEHVEDEGESRYKITDIIGKDEGLGVENLKGSGMIAGESSLAYEEIITMNLVTCRAIGIGAYLVRLGQRTIQVDNSHIILTGAGALNKVLGREVYTSNNQLGGIQIMHNNGVTHSTVCDDFEGVFTLLQWLSYMPKCKSSPVPILNSKDPIDRPVEFVPTKAPYDPRWMLAGRPSQSPKGSWQSGFFDHGSFIEMMQPWAQSVVVGRARLGGIPTGVVAVETRSVELSIPADPANLDSEAKIIQQAGQVWFPDSAFKTAQAIKDLNREGLPLIVFANWRGFSGGMKDMYDQVLKFGAYIVDGLREYKQPVLVYIPPQAELRGGSWVVIDPTINPRHMEMYADKDSRGGVLEPEGTVEIKFRRKDLVKTMRRVDPVYTGLAERLGTPELSPPDRKELETKLKEREEFLLPIYHQVAVQFADLHDTPGRMQEKGVITDILEWQTCRQFFYWRLRRLLLEDTVKRKIQAANSELTDGQIQAMLRRWFVEAEGAVKAYLWDNNEEVVGWLERQLAEEEGARSVIDENIKYIRRDHILKQIRSLVQANPEVAMDSIVHMTQHISPTQRAEVVRILSTMETSASS, encoded by the exons ATGGCACAGCAGGATGGTGCTGCCAAGAAGAACCCCGCTGTTGCGGCGCTGCACTCTCACTTCATTGTGGGATCAGTGTCGGAGGAGAACTCAGAGGATGAAATCCAAGGCAAGGCAGACctgcagctggaggagaaggagggacgCTCCTTGTCACCGTCATCCGGTAGCTCAGACAGCACCTATGAAATGGGCTTCGACCACATCGATGGACCCATGCACAATCTAAG GCCGAGCATGTCAGGGCTGCACCTGGTGAAGCAGGGCAGAGATCGCCGGCGTATTGATCTGCAGAGGGACTTCACTGTGGCTTCTCCTGCTGAGTTTGTCACCCGCTTTGGTGGCAACAAGGTCATCGAGAAG GTGCTTATTGCCAACAATGGCATTGCAGCAGTCAAATGCATGCGGTCCATCCGCCGCTGGGCTTATGAGATGTTTCGCAATGAAAGGGCAATCCGCTTTGTTGTAATGGTGACCCCAGAGGACCTGAAGGCCAACGCAG AGTACATCAAAATGGCAGATCATTACGTGCCTGTGCCAGGAGGGACTAATAACAACAACTATGCCAATGTCGAGCTCATTCTGGACATTGCTAAACGCATACCTGTTCAG GCTGTATGGGCTGGGTGGGGTCATGCCTCAGAGAACCCCAAACTCCCAGAGCTGCTTCAAAAGAATGGCATTGCTTTCATGG GTCCTCCAAGTCAGGCTATGTGGGCTCTGGGAGATAAGATTGCCTCCTCTATTGTGGCTCAGACTGCTGGCATTCCAACCCTGCCCTGGAGTGGAACAG CCCTGACAGTAGAATGGACAGAGAGCAACCAAAAGAAGAGAATCATCAATGTTCCGTCTGACGTGTACGAGCTTGGCTGTATACAGGATGTAGAGGATGGCCTGAAA GCTTCTGAGAAGGTCGGCTACCCTGTAATGGTGAAGGCCTCCgagggaggtggaggaaaaGGCATCCGTAAGGTCAATTGTGCTGATGATTTCCCGAACCTCTTCAGACAG GTCCAGGCAGAGGTTCCAGGATCCCCTATTTTCGTCATGCAGCTAGCTAAGCATGCCCGTCACTTGGAGGTCCAGATCTTGGCTGATCAATATGGCAATGCCATTTCCCTGTTTGGGAGAGACTGTTCTGTGCAGCGGAGGCACCAGAAAATTATAGAGGAGGCTCCTGCTACCATTGCCACTTCTGATGTGTTTGAGGATATGGAAAGG TGTGCAGTGAAGCTGGCAAAGATGGTAGGGTACGTCAGTGCAGGTACAGTGGAGTACCTCTACAGCCAAGACGGCAGCTTCTACTTCCTGGAGCTCAACCCTCGTCTGCAGGTGGAACACCCCTGTACTGAGATGGTGGCTGACGTCAACTTGCCTGCTGCCCAACTGCAG ATTGCTATGGGTATTCCTCTTCACCGGATCAAAGACATCAGGATGCTTTATGGGGTTCAGCCTTGGGGAGACTCTCCGATTGACTTTGAGGGTCTGTCGACAGCTCCCTCCCCACGGGGACATGTCATTGCAGCACGTATCACCAGTGAAAACCCTGATGAG GGTTTCAAGCCAAGCTCCGGAACGGTGCAAGAGCTGAATTTCCGCAGCAATAAGAACGTGTGGGGCTACTTCAGTGTTGCAGCAGCTGGTGGACTGCACGAGTTTGCTGACTCCCAGTTTGGACATTGTTTCTCTTGGGGAGAAAATCGTGAAGAAGCCATCTC CAACATGGTGGTGGCTTTGAAGGAGTTGTCTATCAGAGGAGACTTCAGGACCACAGTGGAATACCTCATTAAGCTGCTGGAGACTGAAAGCTTTCAGCACAACAGCATCGACACAGGCTGGTTGGACAGGCTTATCTCAGAGAAGATGCAG GCTGAGCGTCCTGATACCATGCTGGGAATTGTGAGTGGGGCTCTTCATGTGGCAGATGTAAATCTAAGGAACAGTGTCTCCAACTTCCTACATTCTCTGGAAAG GGGCCAGGTACTGCCAGCACACACACTACTAAACACTGTGGATGTGGAGCTGATCTATGAAGGTACTAAGTACGTCCTGACGGTGACACGCCAGTCTCCTAACTCCTATGTGGTTATCATGAACAACTCCTCAGCTGAAGTGGACGTCCATCGGCTCAGTGATGGAGGTCTGTTGCTGTCCTATGATGGCAGCAGCTACACTACCTACATGAAGGAGGAAGTTGACAG gTATCGCATCACAATTGGAAACAAGACATGTGTTTTTGAAAAGGAGAACGATCCCTCGCTGCTGCGATCTCCTTCAGCGGGAAAAATCATCCAGTACACAGTGGAGGATGGTGGGCATGTGTTTTCTGGCCAATGCTATGCTGAGATAGAG GTGATGAAGATGGTAATGACCCTCACAGCAGCAGAGTCTGGTTGTATTCACTATGTGAAGAGGGCTGGAGCAGCACTGGAGCCTGGCTGTGTCATTGCCAAACTGCAACTGGATGACCCAAGCAGAGTGCAACAG GCAGAGCTGCACACAGGGGCCTTGCCTTCTATCCAGGCAGTAGCCCTGAGAGGGGAGAAGCTACACAGAGTCTTCCACAACACACTGGATCACCTTGTTCACATCATGAATGGCTACTGTCTTCCTGAGCCGTTCTTCAGCGCAAAG TTGAAAGAGTGGGTGGAAAGGCTGATGAAAACCATGCGTGATCCCTCTTTGCCACTGCTGGAGCTTCAAGACATCATGACTAGTGTGTCGGGTCGCATCCCCCCTGCTGTGGAGAAGGCCATTAAGAAGGAGATGGCTCAGTATGCCAGCAACATCACTTCTGTGCTCTGCCAGTTCCCAAGCCAGCAG ATTGCAAACATCCTGGACAGCCATGCTGCTACTCTTAACAAGAAGTCAGAGAGAGAAGTCTTCTTTATGAACACACAAAGCATTGTTCAGCTGGTGCAGAA GTATCGCAGTGGCATCCGAGGTCACATGAAGGCGGTGGTGATGGACTTGCTCAGGCAGTACCTGAAAGTAGAGATTCAGTTTCAGAATG GACACTAtgacaagtgtgtgtttgcactgcGTGAGGAAAACAAAGGCGACATGGCCAATGTGCTCAACTATATCTTCTCCCATGCCCAAGTCACCAAGAAGAACCTGCTGGTTACAATGCTGATT GACCAGTTGTGCGGCCGTGATCCCACACTGACAGATGAACTGATGGCCATCTTGACTGAACTCACCCAACTTAGCAAGACAACCAATGCCAAAGTGGCACTGCGTGCTCGGCAG GTATTGATAGCTTCCCACCTCCCCTCTTATGAGCTCCGACACAACCAGGTGGAGtccatcttcctctctgccaTTGATATGTATGGACACCAATTCTGCATCGAGAACCTCCAG aaactGATCCTTTCAGAAACATCCATCTTTGATGTTCTGCCCAACTTCTTCTACCACAGTAATCAGGTAGTACGGATGGCTGCCCTTGAG GTGTACGTTCGCAGAGCATACATTGCCTATGAACTCAACAGCGTTCAGCATCGGCAGCTGAGGGACAACACATGTATAGTAGAGTTCCAGTTCATGCTTCCCACCTCACACCCCAACAG AGGGAACATCCCCACTCTAAACAG GATGTCATTCTCATCCAACCTAAACCACTATGGCATGGTGCACGTGGCCAGTGTGAGTGATGTTTTGCTTGACACATCTTTTACACCACCTTGTCAGCGCATGGGAGCCATGGTCGCTTTCCGCTCCTTCCAGGAGTTCACCAG GAACATAGCGGATGTGTTGAGCTGCTTCTCTGACTCTCCTCCCCCAAGTCCAACCTTCCCAGAGGGAGGTAATCCTGTCCTGTACGGTGAAGAGGACAACAAG AGTGTTCAGGAGGAACCCATCCATATCCTGAATGTGGCTATAAAGACTGACAGCGACATTGATGACGATGGCCTGGCAGCCATGTTCAGGGAGTTCACTCAGTCAAAG AAATCTCTGCTGTTTGAACATGGCATCCGTAGGCTGACTTTCCTTGTGGCTCAGAAG GATTTCAGGAAGCAAGTCAACTGTGAGGTGGACCAAAGGTTTCAT AGAGAATTTCCCAAATTTTTCACATTCCGTGCCAGAGACAAG TTCGAAGAGGACAGGATCTATCGTCACTTGGAGCCGGCACTAGCTTTCCAATTGGAGCTCAACCGCATGCGTAATTTCGCCCTGACTGCCATTCCATGTGCCAACCATAAGATGCACCTGTACCTGGGTGCAGCCCGTGTGGAGGTGGGGACAGAGGTTACAGACTACCGTTTCTTCGTGCGAGCCATTATCCGCCACTCTGATCTAGTCACAAAG GAGGCCTCTTTTGAGTACCTTCACAATGAAGCAGAGCGTCTGCTGCTGGAGGCCATGGATGAGCTGGAGGTGGCTTTCAACAACACAACTGTACGAACAGACTGTAACCATATCTTCCTCAATTTTGTCCCCACAGTCATCATGGACCCATCAAAG ATCGAGGAGTCTGTGCGCTCCATGGTGATGCGTTACGGTAGCCGCCTGTGGAAGCTGCGTGTCCTGCAGGCCGAACTGAAAATTAACATCCGCCTGACTCCAACAGGAAAGCAAATTCCCATCCGCCTCTTCCTCACCAACGAATCAGGCTACTACCTGGACATCAGCCTGTACAAGGAGGTCACTGATTCCCGAACGGGACAG ATCATGTTCCAAGCATATGGAGACAAGCAGGGTCCTTTGCATGGCATGCTCATCAACACACCCTATGTCACCAAGGACCTGCTGCAGTCTAAGCGCTTCCAGGCGCAGTCTCTGGGCACCACCTATGTCTACGACTTTCCAGAAATGTTCAGACAG GCTCTGAAAAAGCTGTGGCACTCTAGCCAAGCCTATGCCAACTTGCCCAAATGCCCTCTTCCCTCTGAGCTGCTCACCTTCACAGAGCTGGTTCTGGACGCCCAGGGTCAGCTGGTGCAGATGAATCGACTGCCAGGAGGCAAcgag ATTGGTATGGTGGCATGGCGGATGACCCTGCGCACGCCAGAATATCCAGCTGGACGTGAGATCATCGTCATAAGTAATGACATCACACACAAGATAGGGTCATTTGGGCCCCAGGAGGACATGTTGTTCCTGCGAGCCTCAGAGATGGCACGAGAGAGCGGCATCCCTCGAATCTACATCGCAGCCAACAGCGGTGCCCGCATTGGCCTGGCAGAGGAGATCAGACACATGTTCCATGTGGCCTGGCAAGATCCAGTTGACCCCTATAAG GGTTTCAAGTATCTCTACCTTACACCTCAGGATTATAAGAAGGTTTCAGCCCTGAACTCCGTGCATTGCGAGCATGTGGAGGATGAGGGAGAATCCAG GTACAAGATCACTGACATCATAGGAAAGGATGAGGGGCTGGGTGTGGAGAATCTGAAAGGGTCTGGGATGATTGCTGGAGAATCCTCTCTGGCTTATGAGGAGATCATCACCATGAACCTG GTCACATGCCGAGCCATAGGGATCGGGGCCTATCTGGTGAGGCTTGGACAGCGAACCATTCAAGTGGACAACTCTCACATCATCCTCACTGGAGCTGGAGCACTCAACAAG GTGCTGGGCAGAGAAGTGTACACATCGAATAACCAGCTTGGTGGAATTCAAATCATGCACAACAATGGTGTGACCCACAGTACTGTTTGTGATGACTTTGAAGGAGTCTTCACTCTCCTGCAGTGGCTGTCCTACATGCCCAAG tGTAAATCTAGTCCGGTACCCATACTCAACTCCAAGGATCCCATCGATCGGCCAGTGGAGTTTGTCCCTACAAAGGCTCCCTATGACCCTCGCTGGATGTTAGCAGGACGTCCCAGCCAGA GTCCAAAGGGTTCCTGGCAGAGCGGTTTCTTTGACCATGGCTCCTTCATAGAGATGATGCAGCCATGGGCTCAGAGTGTGGTGGTAGGCAGAGCCAG ACTGGGTGGTATACCTACTGGAGTGGTTGCTGTTGAAACCAGGTCAGTGGAGCTGTCAATCCCAGCCGATCCAGCCAATTTGGACTCAGAGGCTAAG ATCATCCAGCAGGCAGGACAGGTGTGGTTCCCAGATTCTGCTTTCAAAACCGCTCAGGCCATTAAGGACCTGAACCGAGAGGGCCTTCCACTTATAGTGTTTGCCAACTGGAGGGGCTTTTCCGGAGGAATGAAAG ATATGTACGACCAGGTGTTGAAGTTTGGGGCCTACATTGTGGACGGGCTGAGAGAGTACAAGcagccagttctggtttatatTCCACCCCAGGCTGAGCTGAGGGGAGGCTCCTGGGTGGTTATAGATCCCACCATCAACCCTCGTCACATGGAGATGTACGCTGACAAGGACAGTCG AGGTGGAGTGTTGGAGCCTGAAGGAACAGTGGAGATCAAGTTTAGGAGAAAGGACCTGGTGAAGACCATGAGAAGAGTTGATCCAGTCTACACTGGCTTGGCTGAAAGACTGG GAACCCCAGAGCTGAGCCCTCCTGATCGTAAAGAGCTGGAGACCAAGCTGAAGGAGCGCGAAGAGTTTCTGCTGCCCATCTACCACCAGGTGGCTGTGCAGTTTGCAGACCTCCATGACACCCCGGGTCGTATGCAAGAGAAGGGCGTAATCACG GATATCCTGGAATGGCAAACCTGCCGTCAGTTCTTCTACTGGCGTCTGCGGCGTCTGCTCCTGGAGGACACAGTAAAGAGGAAGATCCAAGCTGCCAACAGCGAGCTGACAGACGGCCAGATCCAGGCAATGCTGCGCCGCTGGTTTGTGGAGGCCGAGGGGGCTGTCAAG